The following proteins are co-located in the Mycolicibacterium goodii genome:
- the cysT gene encoding sulfate ABC transporter permease subunit CysT has protein sequence MTAPAEAPTTAPGVSAPGASRGRYGSTSLRVGAASIWLSVIVLLPLAAILWQAAGGGWDAFWRAITSNAAEDSFQVTLTISAGVTLVNLVFGLLVAWVLTRDEFPGKRIVDSVIDLPFALPTIVASLVMLALYGPASPVDLHLQHTKWGVGIALLFVTLPFVVRSVQPVLLELDREVEEAAASLGADNRTIFLRVILPALLPALLSGAGLAFSRAIGEFGSVVLIGGAVPGKTEVSSQWIRTLIENDDRTGAAAISIVLLVISFAVLFVLRAVGSRAAKREELEG, from the coding sequence ATGACCGCACCCGCTGAGGCGCCGACGACCGCGCCGGGGGTATCCGCTCCCGGCGCGAGTCGTGGGCGCTACGGCAGCACCTCGCTGCGCGTCGGCGCGGCGTCGATCTGGCTGAGCGTGATCGTGCTGCTGCCACTGGCCGCGATCCTGTGGCAGGCCGCGGGCGGCGGCTGGGACGCCTTCTGGCGCGCAATCACCTCCAACGCGGCGGAGGACAGCTTCCAGGTGACGCTGACCATCTCGGCAGGCGTCACGCTCGTGAACCTGGTGTTCGGGCTGCTGGTCGCGTGGGTGCTGACCCGCGACGAGTTCCCCGGCAAGCGCATCGTGGACTCCGTGATCGACCTGCCGTTCGCGCTGCCGACCATCGTGGCCAGCCTGGTGATGCTGGCCCTGTACGGCCCGGCCAGCCCGGTCGACCTGCACCTGCAGCACACCAAGTGGGGTGTCGGCATCGCGCTGCTGTTCGTGACGCTGCCGTTCGTGGTGCGCTCGGTGCAACCCGTGCTGCTCGAACTCGACCGCGAGGTCGAGGAGGCCGCGGCGTCGCTGGGCGCCGACAACCGCACCATCTTCCTGCGGGTGATCCTGCCCGCCCTGCTGCCCGCCCTGTTGTCGGGTGCGGGCCTCGCATTCTCCCGCGCGATCGGCGAATTCGGCTCGGTCGTGCTGATCGGTGGCGCGGTGCCCGGCAAGACCGAGGTGTCGTCGCAGTGGATCCGCACACTCATCGAGAACGACGACCGCACCGGCGCTGCCGCGATCTCGATCGTGCTGCTGGTGATCTCGTTCGCCGTGCTGTTCGTGCTGCGGGCCGTGGGTTCGCGTGCGGCCAAGCGTGAGGAGCTGGAGGGATGA
- a CDS encoding nitrite/sulfite reductase, producing MTSSEAPAKAGLPAKRPRDEGQWALGSRDPLNHNEQFKQEDDALNVRDRIIDVYSKQGFDSITKDDLRGRFRWMGLYTQRTEGYDGTWTGDDNADLLEAKFFMMRVRTDGKAMSAQAIRTLGQISVDFARDSADITDRENLQYHWLRIEDVPEVWRRLDEVGLQTMEACGDCPRGMLGSPLAGDSLAEVLDATPALREIERRYIGNPEFSNLPRKFKTAISGLQDVAHEINDVSFIGVNHPEHGPGLDVWVGGGLSTNPMLAQRLGVWVPLDEVADVWEGITSIFRDYGYRRLRSKARLKFLVKDWGVEKFREVLEQEYLKRPLIDGPAPEKVPHTVDHVGVQKLKNGLNAVGVSPIAGRVSGTILTKVADLMEAAGADRARFTAYQKLIILDVADDKVDALRAGLEALGLQSTPSHWRRNLMACTGIEYCKLSFADTRGRAQVLVPELEARLGDLNAGLDVPITVNINGCPNSCARIQVADIGFKGQMVDDGNGPEEGFQVHLGGSLGLDSGFGRKLRQHKVLSTELGDYIERVVRNFVKQREDGERFAQWAVRADEADLR from the coding sequence GTGACATCTTCCGAGGCACCAGCCAAGGCCGGTCTGCCCGCCAAGCGTCCCCGCGATGAAGGCCAGTGGGCGCTGGGCAGCCGCGATCCGCTCAACCACAACGAGCAGTTCAAACAGGAGGACGACGCACTCAACGTGCGCGACCGCATCATCGACGTCTACTCGAAACAGGGTTTCGACTCCATCACCAAGGACGACCTGCGTGGCCGGTTCCGCTGGATGGGCCTGTACACGCAGCGCACCGAGGGCTACGACGGCACCTGGACCGGCGACGACAACGCCGATCTGCTGGAAGCCAAGTTCTTCATGATGCGGGTGCGCACCGACGGCAAGGCGATGTCGGCCCAGGCGATCCGGACGCTCGGCCAGATCTCGGTCGACTTCGCGCGGGACAGCGCCGACATCACCGACCGGGAGAATCTGCAGTACCACTGGCTGCGGATCGAGGATGTGCCCGAGGTCTGGCGCCGGCTCGACGAGGTCGGACTGCAGACCATGGAGGCCTGCGGCGACTGCCCACGCGGCATGCTGGGCTCCCCGCTGGCCGGCGACTCGCTCGCCGAGGTGCTCGACGCCACACCGGCGCTGCGCGAGATCGAGCGCCGCTACATCGGCAACCCGGAGTTCTCCAACCTGCCGCGCAAGTTCAAGACCGCGATCTCGGGGTTGCAGGACGTCGCCCACGAGATCAACGACGTGTCGTTCATCGGCGTCAACCACCCCGAGCACGGGCCCGGTCTGGACGTGTGGGTCGGCGGCGGACTGTCGACGAACCCGATGCTGGCCCAGCGTCTGGGCGTATGGGTTCCGCTCGACGAGGTGGCCGACGTCTGGGAGGGCATCACCTCGATCTTCCGCGACTACGGCTACCGTCGGCTGCGGTCGAAGGCCCGGCTGAAGTTCCTGGTCAAGGACTGGGGCGTGGAAAAGTTCCGGGAAGTCCTGGAACAGGAATACCTCAAGCGCCCCCTCATCGACGGCCCGGCTCCCGAGAAGGTGCCGCACACCGTCGACCACGTCGGCGTGCAGAAGCTCAAGAACGGTCTCAATGCGGTGGGCGTCTCACCGATCGCGGGCCGGGTGTCGGGAACCATCCTGACCAAGGTGGCCGACCTGATGGAGGCTGCGGGCGCGGACCGTGCCCGCTTCACCGCCTACCAGAAGCTGATCATCCTCGATGTCGCCGATGACAAGGTCGACGCGCTGCGCGCCGGACTGGAGGCGCTGGGTCTGCAGTCGACGCCGTCGCACTGGCGGCGGAACCTGATGGCCTGCACCGGCATCGAGTACTGCAAGCTGAGCTTCGCCGACACCCGCGGCCGCGCCCAGGTGCTGGTGCCCGAACTGGAGGCGCGGCTCGGCGATCTCAACGCCGGACTCGACGTGCCCATCACCGTGAACATCAACGGCTGCCCCAACTCATGCGCGCGCATCCAGGTCGCCGACATCGGGTTCAAGGGCCAGATGGTCGACGATGGCAACGGTCCGGAAGAAGGCTTCCAGGTGCACCTCGGCGGCAGCCTCGGACTGGACAGCGGGTTCGGGCGCAAGTTGCGCCAGCACAAGGTGCTCTCGACCGAGCTCGGCGACTACATCGAGCGCGTCGTCCGCAACTTCGTGAAACAACGCGAGGACGGTGAGCGTTTCGCCCAGTGGGCCGTGCGGGCCGACGAAGCCGACTTGCGATGA
- a CDS encoding Ms4533A family Cys-rich leader peptide produces MHAAVSASGSHIVVLPAVGFCVVADVHCCR; encoded by the coding sequence ATGCACGCGGCCGTCAGCGCTTCGGGGAGCCACATCGTGGTGCTTCCTGCTGTCGGTTTCTGCGTTGTTGCCGACGTTCACTGTTGTCGCTGA
- a CDS encoding Ms4527A family Cys-rich leader peptide yields MTSARNSITGISLVARRHVDFKRVCSCCCLP; encoded by the coding sequence GTGACTTCCGCCCGCAACAGCATCACCGGCATCTCGCTGGTGGCCCGGCGGCATGTCGATTTCAAGCGCGTCTGTAGCTGTTGCTGTCTGCCCTGA
- a CDS encoding sulfate ABC transporter substrate-binding protein yields MPTKSKFWPVLSKAAALATTGILAVGCGGGASDVAGGDGGAEGAAETTLTLVAYAVPEPGWSKIIPAFTATEEGKGVAVRTSYGASGDQSRAVVDGKPADIVNFSVEPDVARLVKAGKVDKDWNAGATKGIPFGSVVSLVVRKGNPKGIKDWDDLLQPGLEVVTPSPLSSGSAKWNLLAPYAAKSNGGQNPEAGIDFVNKLVTEHVKTRPGSGREATDVFLQGTGDVLISYENEAIYVERQGKPVEHINPPQTFKIENPVAVVNTTSHAEQANALKNFLFTPEGQKLWAEAGFRPVDPAVAEQYAKDFPTPEKLWTIDDLGGWDAVDPALFDKDNGTITKIYKQATG; encoded by the coding sequence GTGCCCACGAAATCGAAGTTCTGGCCGGTTCTCAGCAAGGCCGCCGCGTTGGCCACCACCGGCATCCTGGCCGTCGGCTGTGGCGGCGGTGCCAGCGACGTCGCAGGCGGTGACGGCGGCGCCGAAGGGGCCGCCGAGACGACGCTGACGCTGGTCGCCTACGCGGTGCCCGAGCCGGGTTGGAGCAAGATCATCCCGGCCTTCACCGCCACCGAAGAGGGCAAGGGTGTCGCGGTGCGCACCTCCTACGGGGCCTCCGGTGACCAGTCGCGCGCCGTCGTCGACGGCAAGCCCGCCGACATCGTCAACTTCTCGGTGGAGCCCGACGTCGCCCGGCTGGTCAAGGCGGGCAAGGTCGACAAGGACTGGAACGCCGGCGCCACCAAGGGCATCCCGTTCGGTTCGGTGGTTTCGCTCGTCGTCCGCAAGGGCAACCCGAAGGGCATCAAGGACTGGGACGACCTGTTGCAGCCGGGACTCGAGGTGGTGACCCCGAGCCCGCTGAGTTCGGGCTCGGCCAAGTGGAACCTGCTGGCGCCGTACGCCGCGAAGAGCAACGGCGGCCAGAACCCCGAGGCCGGCATCGACTTCGTCAACAAGCTGGTCACCGAGCACGTCAAGACCCGCCCCGGCTCGGGCCGTGAGGCCACCGACGTGTTCCTGCAGGGCACCGGCGACGTGCTGATCAGCTACGAGAACGAGGCGATCTACGTCGAGCGCCAGGGCAAGCCCGTCGAGCACATCAACCCGCCGCAGACCTTCAAGATCGAGAATCCGGTCGCGGTCGTCAACACCACCTCACACGCGGAGCAGGCCAACGCGCTGAAGAACTTCCTGTTCACCCCCGAAGGTCAAAAGCTGTGGGCCGAGGCCGGGTTCCGGCCCGTCGACCCGGCCGTCGCCGAGCAGTACGCCAAGGACTTCCCGACGCCGGAGAAGCTGTGGACGATCGACGACCTGGGCGGCTGGGACGCGGTCGACCCGGCGCTGTTCGACAAGGACAACGGCACCATCACCAAGATCTACAAGCAGGCCACTGGATGA
- the hemW gene encoding radical SAM family heme chaperone HemW: protein MTTRTAPLGQPDLAPTPGRPFGIYIHVPFCATRCGYCDFNTYTPAELGGANPEGWLAALRTELRLAAERVGAPVQTVFVGGGTPSLLGGAGLRAVLDAVRDNFELGADAEVTTEANPESTSPELFATLRDAGYTRISLGMQSVAPHVLAVLNRAHSPGRAPAAVAEARAAGFEHVNLDLIYGTPGESDDDLLRSVEAAVHAGVDHVSGYALVVEEGTALARRVRRGEVAAPDDDILAHRYELLDATLSAAGYRWYEVSNWSRPGGECRHNLGYWDGGEWWGAGPGAHGFLGVTRWWNIKHPNAYAQRLAEGALPIADSEVLGAQDRHTEDVMLRLRLRSGLAIEDLAGDERARVPEIVADGLLDTVGERVVLTDRGRLLADGVVRTLLA, encoded by the coding sequence ATGACCACGCGGACCGCGCCCCTGGGCCAGCCCGATCTGGCCCCCACGCCGGGCCGGCCCTTCGGCATCTACATCCATGTGCCGTTCTGCGCCACACGCTGCGGATACTGCGACTTCAACACCTACACGCCTGCCGAACTCGGCGGTGCCAACCCCGAGGGCTGGCTGGCGGCGCTGCGCACCGAGCTGCGGCTGGCCGCCGAACGCGTGGGCGCGCCGGTGCAGACGGTGTTCGTCGGCGGCGGCACCCCGTCGCTGCTGGGCGGTGCCGGTCTGCGCGCGGTGCTCGACGCGGTGCGCGACAACTTCGAACTGGGCGCCGACGCCGAGGTGACCACCGAGGCCAACCCCGAGTCCACGTCACCCGAGCTGTTCGCCACGCTGCGCGACGCGGGCTACACCCGCATCTCTTTGGGCATGCAGTCGGTGGCGCCGCACGTGCTCGCGGTGCTCAACCGCGCGCATTCGCCGGGACGGGCGCCGGCCGCCGTGGCCGAGGCCAGGGCCGCGGGCTTCGAACACGTCAATCTCGACCTCATCTACGGCACACCGGGGGAGTCCGACGACGATCTGCTCCGCTCGGTCGAGGCGGCCGTGCACGCCGGCGTCGACCACGTGTCCGGCTATGCGTTGGTGGTGGAGGAGGGGACGGCGCTGGCGCGGCGAGTTCGCCGCGGTGAGGTCGCCGCACCGGACGACGACATCCTCGCGCACCGGTACGAACTGCTCGACGCGACGCTTTCGGCCGCGGGTTACCGGTGGTACGAGGTGTCGAACTGGAGCAGGCCCGGCGGCGAGTGCAGGCACAACCTCGGCTACTGGGACGGCGGCGAGTGGTGGGGCGCAGGTCCTGGCGCCCACGGTTTCCTCGGCGTCACGCGGTGGTGGAACATCAAGCACCCGAACGCATATGCGCAGCGTCTGGCCGAAGGCGCCCTGCCCATCGCCGATTCCGAGGTGCTCGGCGCGCAGGACCGGCACACCGAGGACGTGATGCTGCGGCTGCGGTTGCGCAGTGGTCTGGCGATCGAGGACCTCGCGGGCGACGAGCGCGCGCGGGTGCCCGAAATCGTCGCCGACGGCCTGCTCGACACCGTGGGGGAGCGCGTGGTTCTCACCGACCGCGGGCGGTTGCTGGCCGACGGTGTGGTGCGCACGCTGCTGGCCTGA
- a CDS encoding glycoside hydrolase family 15 protein has product MVLQQTEPTDGADRRAADGPLTVTAPVPYSAGAALRNPFPPIADYGFLSDCENTCLISSAGSVEWLCVPRPDSPSVFGAILDRGAGHFRLGPYGVSVPAARRYLPGSLILETTWQTHTGWLIVRDALVMGPWHDIETRSRTHRRTPMDWDAEHILLRTVRCVSGTVELVMNCEPAFDYHRVSAAWEYSGPAYGEAIARASRNPDSHPTLRLTTNLRIGIEGREARARTRLTEGDNVFVALSWSKHPAPQTYDEAADKMWKTSEAWRQWINIGDFPDHPWRSYLQRSALTLKGLTYSPTGALLAAPTTSLPETPQGERNWDYRYSWIRDSTFALWGLYTLGLDREADDFFAFIADVSGANNGERHPLQVMYGVGGERSLVEEELHHLSGYDNSRPVRIGNGAYNQRQHDIWGTMLDSVYLHAKSREQIPDALWPVLKNQVEEAIKHWKEPDRGIWEVRGDPQHFTSSKIMCWVALDRGSKLAELQGEKSYAQQWRAIAEEIKADVLARGVDKRGVLTQRYGDDALDASLLLAVLTRFLPADDPRIRATVLAIADELTDDGLVLRYRVEETDDGLSGEEGTFTICSFWLVSALVEIGEVSRAKHLCERLLSFASPLHLYAEEIEPRTGRHLGNFPQAFTHLALINAVVHVIRAEEEADSSGVFVPANAPM; this is encoded by the coding sequence ATGGTTCTGCAACAGACCGAGCCCACCGACGGTGCGGACCGGAGGGCGGCCGACGGCCCGCTGACCGTGACGGCCCCAGTGCCCTACTCCGCGGGCGCGGCGCTGCGGAACCCGTTTCCGCCGATCGCCGACTACGGCTTTCTCTCCGACTGCGAGAACACCTGCCTGATCAGCTCGGCCGGATCGGTCGAGTGGCTGTGCGTCCCGCGGCCGGACTCCCCCAGCGTCTTCGGCGCCATCCTGGATCGCGGTGCGGGGCATTTCCGGCTCGGCCCCTACGGCGTGAGCGTGCCCGCGGCGCGGCGCTACCTGCCGGGCAGCCTCATCCTGGAGACCACCTGGCAGACCCACACGGGCTGGCTGATCGTGCGCGACGCCCTGGTGATGGGGCCCTGGCACGACATCGAGACACGGTCGCGGACCCACCGCCGCACCCCGATGGACTGGGATGCCGAGCACATCCTGCTGCGCACGGTCAGGTGCGTGAGCGGAACCGTCGAACTCGTCATGAACTGCGAACCGGCGTTCGACTATCACCGGGTGAGCGCGGCGTGGGAGTACTCGGGCCCGGCCTACGGCGAGGCCATCGCGCGTGCGAGCCGCAATCCCGACTCGCACCCGACCCTGCGTCTCACCACGAATCTGCGCATCGGCATCGAGGGCCGCGAGGCGCGGGCCCGCACCCGGCTGACCGAGGGCGACAACGTGTTCGTGGCCCTGAGCTGGTCCAAGCATCCGGCGCCGCAGACGTATGACGAGGCCGCCGACAAGATGTGGAAGACCAGCGAGGCGTGGCGCCAGTGGATCAACATCGGCGACTTCCCCGACCACCCGTGGCGGTCGTACCTGCAGCGCAGCGCGCTGACACTCAAGGGCCTCACCTACTCCCCCACCGGCGCGCTGCTCGCCGCGCCGACCACGTCGCTGCCGGAGACCCCGCAGGGCGAGCGCAACTGGGACTACCGCTACTCGTGGATCCGCGATTCGACGTTCGCGTTGTGGGGCCTGTACACCCTGGGGCTGGACCGTGAGGCCGACGACTTCTTCGCGTTCATCGCCGACGTGTCCGGCGCCAACAACGGCGAGCGGCACCCGCTTCAGGTGATGTACGGCGTCGGCGGCGAACGCAGCCTGGTCGAAGAGGAACTGCACCACCTGTCCGGCTACGACAACTCGCGCCCGGTGCGTATCGGCAACGGCGCCTACAACCAACGGCAGCACGACATCTGGGGCACCATGCTGGACTCGGTGTACCTGCACGCCAAGTCCCGCGAGCAGATCCCCGACGCGCTGTGGCCGGTGCTCAAGAACCAGGTAGAGGAAGCCATCAAGCACTGGAAGGAACCCGACCGCGGGATCTGGGAGGTGCGCGGCGATCCGCAGCACTTCACCTCCAGCAAGATCATGTGCTGGGTCGCGCTGGATCGCGGCTCCAAGCTCGCCGAGTTGCAGGGCGAGAAGAGCTATGCGCAGCAGTGGCGCGCGATCGCCGAGGAGATCAAGGCCGACGTGCTCGCGCGCGGCGTCGACAAGCGCGGCGTGCTGACCCAGCGCTACGGCGACGACGCGCTCGACGCCTCGCTGCTGTTGGCGGTGCTGACCCGCTTCCTGCCCGCCGACGATCCGCGCATCCGCGCCACCGTGCTGGCGATCGCCGACGAGCTCACCGACGACGGCCTGGTGCTGCGGTACCGCGTCGAGGAGACCGACGACGGCCTGTCCGGTGAAGAGGGCACGTTCACGATCTGTTCGTTCTGGCTGGTGTCGGCACTGGTGGAGATCGGCGAGGTGAGTCGCGCCAAGCATCTGTGTGAACGTCTGCTCTCGTTCGCGAGCCCGCTGCACCTGTACGCCGAGGAGATCGAGCCGAGGACCGGCAGGCATCTGGGCAACTTCCCGCAGGCGTTCACCCACCTGGCGTTGATCAACGCGGTGGTGCACGTCATCCGCGCCGAGGAGGAAGCCGACAGCTCCGGGGTGTTCGTCCCGGCCAACGCGCCGATGTGA
- a CDS encoding sirohydrochlorin chelatase, with protein sequence MRIARLVTLVLTAHGSADPRSSANAQAIAGHVRRLLPDTEVRVAFCEQNEPNLADVLTTVESGSVVVPLLLANAYHARVDIPALIAQAGADVAQAGVLGNDPRLLQVTRERLTTLGVSRFDSRLGVVLTGVGSSHAAANARTAALAADLAEGTRWVGTHAAFATGQTPSVGEAVEQLRARGATRLVIAPWFLAHGRITDRVAEYARGEGIPMAEPLGPHRLVAATVLDRYEEALAARTAGFAA encoded by the coding sequence ATGCGGATTGCACGTCTCGTGACACTGGTTCTGACCGCACACGGCAGCGCGGATCCGCGCTCGTCGGCCAATGCTCAGGCGATCGCCGGGCATGTGCGTCGGCTGCTGCCCGACACCGAGGTGCGGGTGGCGTTCTGTGAGCAGAACGAACCGAATCTGGCCGACGTGCTCACCACCGTCGAGTCCGGGTCCGTGGTGGTGCCGCTGCTGCTCGCCAACGCCTACCACGCCCGCGTCGACATCCCGGCGCTGATCGCGCAGGCCGGGGCCGACGTGGCGCAGGCCGGGGTGCTCGGCAACGATCCGCGCCTGCTGCAGGTGACGCGTGAACGCCTCACCACCCTCGGGGTTTCACGTTTCGATTCGCGCCTCGGCGTGGTGCTCACCGGCGTCGGGTCGTCACATGCCGCGGCCAACGCGCGCACCGCGGCGTTGGCGGCCGACCTCGCCGAGGGCACCCGGTGGGTCGGCACCCACGCGGCCTTCGCGACCGGGCAGACCCCGTCCGTAGGTGAGGCCGTGGAGCAGTTGCGCGCCCGGGGGGCCACCCGACTGGTGATCGCACCGTGGTTCCTGGCGCACGGCCGCATCACCGACCGCGTCGCCGAATATGCTCGCGGCGAAGGTATTCCGATGGCCGAACCGCTCGGCCCGCACCGCCTCGTGGCCGCCACGGTGCTCGACCGCTACGAAGAGGCACTCGCCGCGCGCACCGCCGGTTTCGCCGCTTGA
- a CDS encoding sulfate/molybdate ABC transporter ATP-binding protein, translating into MTEKNANTDPRAERAIVVRGANKHYGDFAALDNVDFEVPAGSLTALLGPSGSGKSTLLRAIAGLDQPDSGSITINGRDVTGVPPQQRGIGFVFQHYAAFKHLSVRDNVAFGLKIRKRPKAEITERVDNLLEVVGLSGFQNRYPNQLSGGQRQRMALARALAVDPQVLLLDEPFGALDAKVRDDLRTWLRRLHDEVHVTTVLVTHDQSEALDVADRIAVLNKGRIEQVGSPTEVYDQPANAFVMSFLGTVSELNGILVRPHDIRVGRNPEMAIAADDGTAEVTGVLRATINRIVMLGFEVRVELTSAATHVPFTAQITRGDAEALGLQEGDTVYVRATRVPHIAGEVQVPRAVTTNNENADAALAN; encoded by the coding sequence TTGACCGAAAAAAACGCGAACACCGATCCGCGTGCCGAGCGCGCGATCGTGGTGCGTGGTGCCAACAAGCACTACGGCGACTTCGCGGCGCTCGACAACGTCGATTTCGAGGTGCCCGCAGGTTCGCTGACCGCGCTGCTCGGGCCGAGCGGCTCGGGTAAGTCGACGCTGTTGCGGGCGATCGCGGGTCTGGATCAGCCGGATTCGGGCAGCATCACCATCAACGGGCGCGACGTGACCGGCGTGCCGCCGCAGCAGCGCGGTATCGGATTCGTGTTCCAGCACTACGCGGCGTTCAAGCATCTGTCGGTGCGCGACAACGTCGCCTTCGGGTTGAAGATCCGCAAGCGCCCCAAGGCCGAGATCACCGAACGCGTCGACAACCTGCTGGAAGTGGTGGGCCTGAGCGGTTTCCAGAACCGCTACCCGAATCAACTCTCGGGTGGTCAGCGTCAGCGCATGGCGCTCGCGCGCGCGCTCGCGGTCGACCCGCAGGTGCTGCTGCTCGACGAACCGTTCGGCGCGCTCGATGCCAAGGTGCGCGACGACCTGCGGACGTGGCTGCGTCGGCTGCACGACGAGGTGCATGTCACCACGGTGCTGGTGACGCACGATCAGTCCGAGGCGCTCGACGTCGCCGACCGCATCGCGGTGCTCAACAAGGGCCGTATCGAGCAGGTGGGGTCACCGACCGAGGTGTACGACCAACCGGCGAACGCCTTCGTGATGTCGTTCCTCGGCACGGTCTCGGAACTCAACGGGATCCTGGTGCGCCCGCACGACATCCGCGTCGGCCGCAACCCGGAGATGGCGATCGCCGCCGACGACGGGACGGCAGAGGTGACCGGGGTGCTGCGGGCCACGATCAACCGCATCGTGATGCTCGGTTTCGAGGTCCGTGTCGAACTCACCAGCGCCGCAACGCATGTGCCGTTCACCGCGCAGATCACCCGCGGCGACGCCGAGGCGCTCGGCCTGCAGGAGGGCGACACGGTGTACGTGCGCGCGACGCGCGTGCCGCACATCGCCGGCGAGGTTCAGGTGCCGCGGGCTGTCACCACCAACAACGAGAACGCCGACGCCGCCCTGGCCAACTAG
- a CDS encoding phosphoadenylyl-sulfate reductase: MTITTENELRELAERGAAELADAGAEELLRWTDEHFGGDYVVASNMQDAVLVEMAAKVRPGVDVLFLDTGYHFAETIGTRDAVEAVYDVHVVNVTPEHTVAEQDELLGKDLFARDAGECCRLRKVVPLTKALKGYSAWVTGIRRVEAPTRANAPLISWDNAFGLVKINPIAAWTDEDMQNYIDANGILVNPLVYEGYPSIGCAPCTSKPIPGADPRSGRWAGQAKTECGLHVS; the protein is encoded by the coding sequence GTGACGATCACGACGGAGAACGAACTACGCGAGCTCGCCGAGCGCGGCGCGGCAGAACTTGCCGACGCCGGCGCCGAGGAGCTGCTGCGCTGGACCGACGAGCACTTCGGCGGTGATTACGTGGTGGCGTCGAACATGCAGGACGCGGTGCTGGTCGAGATGGCCGCGAAGGTGCGTCCCGGCGTCGACGTGCTGTTCCTCGACACCGGGTACCACTTCGCCGAGACCATCGGCACGCGCGACGCCGTCGAGGCGGTCTACGACGTGCACGTGGTCAACGTGACCCCCGAGCACACCGTCGCCGAACAGGACGAACTGCTCGGCAAGGACCTGTTCGCTCGCGATGCCGGCGAGTGCTGCCGCCTGCGCAAGGTGGTGCCGTTGACCAAGGCGCTCAAGGGATATTCGGCGTGGGTCACCGGCATCCGCCGGGTCGAGGCGCCCACCCGCGCCAACGCCCCGCTGATCAGCTGGGACAACGCGTTCGGTCTGGTGAAGATCAACCCGATCGCGGCGTGGACCGACGAGGACATGCAGAACTACATCGATGCCAACGGCATCCTCGTCAATCCTCTTGTCTACGAAGGCTATCCGTCTATCGGTTGCGCACCGTGCACTAGCAAGCCGATTCCTGGCGCCGATCCGCGCAGTGGCCGCTGGGCCGGTCAAGCCAAGACCGAATGCGGATTGCACGTCTCGTGA
- the cysW gene encoding sulfate ABC transporter permease subunit CysW: protein MTLSPVVRRLLRFTALAYILVLVIVPVGLILWRTFSPGLGAFVASISTPAAISALNLSLLVVAIVVPLNVLFGVPTALVLARNKFRGKSALQAIIDLPFAVSPVVVGVALILLWGSAGLFGFVENNLGLKIIFGLPGIVLASIFVTVPFVIREVEPVLHETGTDQEEAAATLGSTWWQTFWRITLPSIRWGLTYGIVLTIARTLGEFGAVIMVSSNLPGVSQTLTLLVADRYNRGTADSVYGAYAISTLLMAVAVVVLVAQVLLDKRRAKAEPSQSQKG from the coding sequence ATGACGCTCTCACCGGTGGTGCGCAGGCTGCTGCGGTTCACCGCGCTGGCCTACATCCTGGTGCTGGTGATCGTGCCGGTGGGGCTGATCCTGTGGCGCACGTTCTCGCCGGGACTCGGTGCGTTCGTCGCGTCGATCTCGACACCCGCGGCGATCTCGGCGTTGAACCTGTCGTTGCTGGTGGTCGCGATCGTCGTCCCGCTCAATGTGTTGTTCGGGGTGCCGACGGCGCTTGTCCTGGCCCGCAACAAGTTCCGCGGCAAGAGCGCACTGCAGGCGATCATCGACCTGCCGTTCGCGGTATCGCCCGTTGTGGTCGGTGTCGCGCTGATCCTGCTGTGGGGTTCGGCCGGGTTGTTCGGTTTCGTCGAGAACAACCTGGGACTGAAGATCATCTTCGGGTTGCCCGGCATCGTGCTCGCGAGCATCTTCGTCACGGTGCCGTTCGTGATCCGTGAGGTGGAACCGGTGCTCCACGAGACCGGCACCGATCAGGAAGAGGCCGCCGCCACGCTGGGATCGACCTGGTGGCAGACCTTCTGGCGGATCACGCTGCCGTCGATCCGGTGGGGTCTGACGTACGGCATCGTGCTGACGATCGCGCGTACGCTCGGCGAATTCGGTGCCGTGATCATGGTGTCGTCCAACCTGCCGGGGGTCTCGCAGACGCTGACGTTGCTGGTGGCCGATCGGTACAACCGCGGCACCGCCGATTCCGTGTACGGCGCTTACGCCATATCGACGTTGCTCATGGCGGTCGCGGTCGTGGTCCTGGTGGCCCAGGTGCTTCTTGACAAGCGCCGCGCCAAGGCCGAACCGTCTCAGTCTCAGAAGGGGTGA